In Cicer arietinum cultivar CDC Frontier isolate Library 1 chromosome 7, Cicar.CDCFrontier_v2.0, whole genome shotgun sequence, a single window of DNA contains:
- the LOC101513739 gene encoding uncharacterized protein, translating to MFLLRRQTQNQQENGSSHYDAKVAELRAAIGPLSGRRLKYCTDACLRRYLEARNWNVDKAKKMLEETLKWRSTYKPEEIRWAEVAHEGETGKVSRADFHDRLGRPVLIMRPGMQNTPSPENNIKHLVYLLENAVLNLSEGQEQMSWLIDFTGFSFSTNIAIKTARDIIHILQNHYPERLAIAFLYNPPRIFQAFWKAVKYFLDPKTAQKVKFVYPNKNDSVELMKSLFDIDNLPSEFGGKATLQYDHEEFSRLMTEDDVKTAKFWGLDDDKPFTTKNGHSGAEVAPEPVAS from the exons ATGTTCCTTCTTAGAAGGCAAACTCAGAATCAGCAGGAGAATGGTTCCTCACATTATGATGCTAAG GTGGCTGAACTAAGAGCTGCTATTGGGCCCTTATCTGGGCGTCGATTGAAGTATTGCACAGATGCATGTCTAAGGAGATATTTAGAAGCACGAAACTGGAATGTTGATAAAGCCAAGAAAATGCTGGAGGAAACACTCAAGTGGAGGTCTACATATAAGCCTGAGGAAATCCGTTGG GCTGAAGTAGCACATGAGGGTGAGACAGGCAAAGTTTCCAGAGCTGACTTTCATGATAGACTCGGGAGGCCAGTTCTTATTATGAGACCAGGGATGCAG AACACACCATCACCAGAAAATAATATCAAGCATTTAGTCTATCTGTTGGAAAATGCTGTACTTAATCTTTCCGAAGGTCAAGAACAAATGTCATGGTTGATAGATTTCACAGGATTTTCATTTAGCACAAACATTGCTATTAAAACTGCTCGTGATATTATTCACATTTTACAAAACCACTATCCAGAAAGGCTTGCTATAGCTTTTCTGTACAATCCACCAAGAATATTTCAGGCTTTCTGGAAG GCTGTAAAATACTTCCTGGATCCCAAGACAGCCCAAAAGGTAAAGTTTGTTTACCCTAACAAGAATGACAGTGTGGAGCTGATGAAATCACTTTTTGACATAGATAACCTTCCAAGTGAATTTGGGGGGAAAGCTACTTTACAGTACGACCATGAAGAGTTCTCACGGTTGATGACTGAGGATGACGTGAAAACTGCCAAGTTCTGGGGTCTTGATGATGATAAGCCCTTCACCACTAAGA